The following is a genomic window from Arthrobacter sp. NicSoilB4.
GGTGTCGACCTGATCCTGCCCGACTTCTCCTACATCGAGAACCGCCTCGATGACATCGTCGCCGTCGTCCTGACCCACGGCCACGAGGACCACATCGGCGCCGTCCCGTACCTGCTGCGCTTGCGCGCAGACATTCCCCTGGTGGGTTCCCGGCTGACGCTGGCCCTCATCGAGGCGAAGCTGCAGGAACACCGGATCAAGCCGATCATCCAGACGGTCACCGAGGGCCAGGTCCAGAAGTTCGGCCCGTTCGAATGCGAATTCGTGGCCGTCAACCACTCGATCCCCGACGCCCTCGCCGTGTTCCTCCGCACCTCCGGCGGCACCGTGCTGCACACCGGCGACTTCAAGATGGACCAGCTGCCCCTCGACGGCCGCATCACGGACCTCCGCCACTTCGCCAAGCTCGGCGAAGAAGGCGTGGACCTGTTCATGTCCGACTCCACGAACGCGGACGTGCCGGGCTTCACCACCGCCGAGAAGGAAATCGGACCCGTCCTGGACCGGCTGTTCGGCCAGGCCTCCAAGCGCCTGATCGTCGCGTCCTTCTCCTCGCACATGCACCGCGTCCAGCAGGTGCTCGACGCCGCCGCCAACCACAACCGCAAGGTGGCCTTCGTCGGCCGCTCGATGGTCCGCAACATGACCATCGCGGAGAAGCTCGGCTACCTCGACGTGCCCCCGGGCATCCTGGTCGACATCAAGAACATCGACAACCTGCCGGACAACCGCGTGGTGCTGATGTCCACCGGTTCCCAGGGCGAGCCGATGGCAGCCCTGTCCCGCATGGCCAACGGTGACCACCGCGTCGTCGTCGGCCAGGGCGACACGGTCATCCTCGCCTCCAGCCTGATCCCGGGGAACGAGAACGCCGTCTTCCGCATCATCAACGGCCTGCTCAAGCTCGGCGCCGACGTCATCCACAAGGGCAACGCCAAGGTGCACGTCTCCGGCCACGCCGCCGCTGGCGAGCTGCTGTACTGCTACAACATCCTTGAGCCGCTCAACGCGATGCCGGTGCACGGCGAAACCCGCCACCTGATCGCCAACGGCAAGATCGCCCTGGACTCCGGCGTCCCCGAAGAGAGCATCCTCCTCGCGGACAACGGCACCGTCGTCGACCTCCGCGACCACCAGGCCGACATCGTCGGACAGGTCGAAGTCGGCTTCGTCTATGTCGACGGCTCCAGCGTCGGCGAAGTCACGGAAGCTGACCTCAAGGACCGCCAGACGCTCGGCGATGAGGGCTTCATCTCCATCATCACCGTGATCCACCGCGCCACCGGCAAGGTCGTCTCGGGCCCCGAGATCCACGCCCGCGGCGTGGCCGAGGACGATTCCGTCTTCGACGAGATCATCCCCAAGATCAACGCCGCCCTCGAAGAAGCCGTGCTCAACCGCTCGGACCACACCACGCACCAGCTGCAGCAGGTTGTCCGCCGCGTCGTGGGCACCTGGGTAAACCGCAAGCTCCGCCGCAAGCCGCTGATCATCCCCGTGGTCCTGGAGGCGTAAGCACGCACGAACAGCACCACGACGGCCTTCCCGGCCTGCCGCAGGCTCCCGCTTGCGACGGACCGGGAGGGCCGTTTTTGTGTGTCCGGGCGGCAACATGATCCCTGCGGAAGCCCGGAAATCCGCGGTTTTCAAGCCCGTGTCGGGTACCGTTGCGGGTATGGCGACACGTACTTCCTCCGCGCCAAGAGGAAACTCCAGCGGTAAATCAGGCAGCTCTTCGACCCGGGGCTCCGGCCCGGCTGCGTCCAAAACCAGCAGGACCGGCCGAACGACCGGCGCTGCGCGTACCCGCCAGATGGCCGCCGTCGAACCCAGGCAGCCCTGGCTGGTCCGTATTGTGGCCGGTGCCTGGCTTGGCGTTGCCCACGTGGTCGGGGCGGGAATCCGCCGGATCGGCTATGACGTCAGCGATCTCGCGCCGGAGGACCGCCGCGACGGCGCAGCCCTGTTCAACCTCGCTCTCGGGGTCTTCGTTGCCACCTTCGCCTGGTGGGGTTTCCAGGGCTGGTTCCCCGACACTGTCTACGGGATCGTCAACGGGACCTTCGGCTGGATGGCGCTGCTCCTGCCGCTGATGCTCTTTGTCTGCGCCTTCCGATTGTTCCGCCAGCCCGTTGACGGCCGTGGCAACAACCGGATCGGGATCGGCTTCCTGATCATGACCTTCGCCGGTTCCGGCCTTGCCCACGTGATCGGCGGGGAACCGACCGTCGCGGAAGGATTCGACGGACTGCGCCAGGCCGGGGGCATGCTTGGCTATCTTGCCGCCGCCCCGCTGGCCGCCATCCACTCCGCTGTCCCGCTGGCCGTCTACGGCCTGCTCGCCTTTACCTCCCTGCTGATCGTCACCGCCACGCCGTTCGGCGCGATCCCCTCCCGGCTGCGCGGCGCCTACGAACACCTCATGGGCATCGACCTGCAGGACTACGCCAACGACGGCGACGACCACGACCGCAGCTACCTCTACGAAAACGATGCCCCGGCTCCGGCGAAGAAGAAGCGCCGCCGCCTCTTCGGCAAGGACCCCGAGGACGACGCCGGGCTCGAGGGCTACGTCGGTGACGAGGCATTTGAACGGGCGCTCATTGCCGACGAGGAAGCCGAGGCCGCGAAGTTCGCAGACGGCGCCAAATCAGCCGCCAAGTCCGGCGCCAAGTCCGTCGCACCCGGCGTGCGCCGTCCCACCCAGGCCGAGATCGCCGTCGAAAAGATCAAGGCCGCCCAGGGGCTTGGCGCTGCCGCGGGGGACAACGCTACGGAGGCGATCCCGCTGGTCACCCCGGGGATGGTCGCTGCCGGCTCACTGAACCCGGGCGCCCCCGCCCCCGGCGCAGCCGCCGTCGCAGCCGCCGCGAAAGTCCCCTCCAACCCGGTGGCCCCCGCGCCGCTGCCCACGCCGATCCCGCAGCGCACCGAGCAGCTCTCGCTCGCCGGCGACGTGACGTACACGCTGCCGGCCTCGGACGTCCTGACCCCGGGCTCCATCCCGAAAGAACGCACCGAGGCCAACGACGCGATCGTCGCGTCGCTGACCGAAACCCTCAACCAGTTCAACGTGGAAGCGCAGGTCACCGGCTTCAGCCGCGGCCCCACCGTCACCCGGTACGAGATCGAACTGTCCCCGGGCACCAAGGTGGAACGCGTCACCGCGCTGTCCAAGAACATCTCGTACGCCGTCGCCAGCTCGGACGTGCGCATCCTGAGCCCCATCCCGGGCAAGTCCGCCATCGGCATCGAGATCCCCAACACGGACCGCGAGACGGTGTCCCTGGGAGACGTGCTCCGCAGCCAGAACGCCCGCCGCACCGACCACCCGATGGTCATGGGCGTCGGCAAGGACGTCGAGGGCGGCTACGTCGTCGCCAACCTCGCGAAAATGCCGCACCTCCTCGTCGCCGGAGCCACCGGCGCGGGCAAGTCCTCGTTTGTGAACTCAATGATCACCTCCATCCTGATGCGCGCCACCCCGGACGAGGTCCGCATGGTCATGGTGGATCCCAAGCGCGTGGAACTCACCGCCTACGAGGGCGTCCCGCACCTCATCACTCCGATCATCACCAACCCCAAGAAGGCTGCCGAGGCGCTGCAGTGGGTGGTCCGCGAGATGGACGCCCGCTACGACGACCTCGCCAACTACGGCTTCAAGCACATCGACGACTTCAACAAGGCCGTCCGCGCCGGGAAGGTCCATCCGCCCGAGGGTTCCAAGCGGGTCATCCGGCCGTACCCCTACCTGCTGGTGATCGTGGACGAACTCGCCGACCTTATGATGGTGGCCCCCCGCGACGTCGAAGACTCGATCGTCCGCATCACCCAGCTGGCCCGTGCCGCCGGCATCCACCTCGTGCTCGCCACCCAGCGGCCCTCCGTCGACGTCGTCACCGGCCTGATCAAGGCCAATGTGCCCTCCCGGATGGCATTCGCGACGTCCTCGGTCACCGACTCCCGCGTGGTCCTGGACCAGCCCGGTGCCGAGAAACTGATCGGCCAGGGCGACGCGCTGTTCCTGCCGATGGGCGCCTCCAAGGCCATGCGCGTCCAGGGCGCCTGGGTCACCGAATCCGAAATCCACAAGGTGGTCGAACACGTCAAGGGCCAGCTCAAGGCCGTGTACCGCGACGACGTCGCCCCCGAAGCGCAGAAGAAGCAGATCGACGACGACATCGGGGACGATCTCGAGGTGCTGCTGCAGGCCACCGAGCTGGTGGTCACCACCCAGTTCGGCTCCACGTCCATGCTGCAGCGCAAGCTGCGCGTCGGCTTCGCGAAGGCCGGCCGCCTCATGGACCTGCTCGAGTCCAGGGGAGTGGTGGGCCCCTCGGAAGGCTCGAAGGCCCGCGACGTCCTCGTGAAGCCGGACGACCTCGCGGCGGTCCTCGCCGCGATGAAGGGCATGGACGCGCCCGCTACCGCCGATTCGCAGACCGCGGCGCTGAGCGACAACGCCAACGCGAACATCGCCCAGGGCGGCTACGCGGAGGACCTCGTCGCGGCGGATCTGGACAACCGCACCCAAGCGATCGAGTATCACGACGGCGCAGACGGCGGCTCCGGGGATGACGAGGACGGCTCCGAGGACGCCTGGTCGCTCACCGGACGGTAGCAGGCGAAGACGGTAGCCTAGGAAGGTGAATAGCACAGAAGCAAACAGTGCCGGACCCGCCCCGCGGATCTGGAACCTGCCCAACATCCTGACGATGCTGCGGATTGTGATGGTGCCGTTCTTTGTCTGGTTCCTCCTGCTCGACGCACCCGGGCTGGTCGCCCAGAACGGCATCTGGCGCTGGATTGCCGCGGCGACGTTCGCCGTCGCCATCTACACGGACAAGCTCGACGGCGACATCGCCCGCAGCCGCGGCCTCATCACGGATTTCGGCAAGATCGCCGACCCGATCGCCGACAAGCTGCTGATCGGCTCGGCCCTGGTGATGCTTTCGCTGCTGGGGGAGCTGCCGTGGTGGGTCACCATCCTGATCCTGGTCCGCGAATGGGGCGTCACTGCCCTGCGCTTCTTCGTCATCCGCTACGGCGTGATCCCGGCGTCCCGCGGCGGGAAACTCAAGACAGTCATCCAGACGGTGGCCATCTTCCTGTACATCCTCCCGCTGTCCTCGATCGCGCCGTGGCTCGGGTTCGTGGCCTTCGCCGTCATGATGGTGGCCCTCGCGATCACCGTCTGGACCGGCGTTGAATATGTCATCGAGGCCCTCAAACTGCGCGCCACCGGCATCCGGGCACAGCAACAGAAGATCCAGGAGGGCAAGCCATGACCAATCCCCACCGCACGATCAACCTGCATCACCTGGCCGAAGAGGCAGTCACCGGCGCGGTCGGCCGCGGCCTGACCGTCGCGACGGCAGAATCCCTGACCGCCGGCATGGTCACCGCGGTCCTGGCCGACACGCCCGGTGCGTCCGGGATGCTCCAGGGCGGCGTCGTGTCCTACCAGAACTCCGTCAAGGCCGACGTGCTGGGAGTGCCCCGGGACCTGCTGGACAGCGTCGGAGCCGTCGACGGGAAGGTCGCCGAGGCCATGGCCGAGGGGGCCCGCCGGATCTGCGGCGCCGACATCGGCGTCTCCACCACCGGCGTCGCCGGCCCCGAGCCACACGGCGGCAAGGACGTGGGCTCGGTGTACATCGGCGTCGCCACGGCCGGGGGCGCGACGTCGTTCGGTTACAGCTTCGAGGGAAACCGGCCGGAAATCCGCGGCCAGGCCTGCGCCGCGGCCCTGGAACGCCTGCTGGAAGCCTTGGCGGCCCAAGGCTACCGGGCGTAAAGTTGCCGGGAACAAAACTTGAATCCTAATAGTTGTTACATTGTGTCGCTTCCGAATAAGGGAGGCGCCTAGGATGAAAGCATCATCAGTGTCCGCTTTGACCGGCGGGCTCAACATAAAGAGGGAGCAAGGCGATACAGATGGTAAAGCAGCCCGTATCCGTTAACGGCGTTGTCCGCTGGAAGGATGTGGGCCTCGCCGATCAGGCTAAGAGCGAACAGAAGGAGCGCAAGATGGTTGTACTTCGTCACGAAATCGGTGATGTTCTGCGCGATGTCCGCCAACGCCAAGGCCGTACCCTCCGCGAAGTCTCGCACAGTGCCCGCGTTTCCCTGGGCTACCTGAGTGAAGTGGAACGCGGCCAGAAGGAAGCCTCCTCGGAGCTGCTCTCCTCGATCTGCTCGGCCCTCGATGTTCCGCTCTCCAGCATGCTCCGCGAAGTCAGCGACCGTGTCGCCGTCGCCGAGGGTGTTGCCGTTCCGGACACCGTCCCGCAGGAGTTTGCACAGCGCTACGGCCGTGACCTGGACCGTGAACTCAACACGGACCTCAACGAAGAGTTGGCCAAGGGCCTTCTTTCCGGGGCGCGCTAGCCCCGGCACCCACTACTCGACAAGAAACCCCGGCCGTGTGCCGGGGTTTCTTGCGTTTCTGGCCGGTGCGGGGTTCGCCGTTACTGCGGTTCGTCCCGGGGGAAACCGTCACGCTCATAGGTGGCGTTGAGCTTGGCGATGTAGCGGGCGAGGGTCTGCAGTTCCTCCGTCGGCCACTCACCCAGCCGCTCGCGGAACACTTCCCGCCGGGCGTCCTGCACCTCATGCATCTTCTCCTCGCCCATCGGTGTCAGGCGGATCATCTGGGCACGGCCGTCCAGGGGGTCGGCTTCCTTGGCCACCAGTCCGAGGCGTTCCAGGAAGGCGATCTGCCGGCTCACCGAGGGCTTCCCGACGCCGATGCTGGACGCCAGTTCAGTCAACCGGATGGCACCCTGGCGGCGGATCACGGACAGCAGGCCGTAAGCCGCGGGTTCCATGTCCGGGTGGACCTGGCGGGAGAGGTGATGGGAGATGGAGCGGGCGCGGCGCCAGAGCATGCTCAACTGGTGCTCGACGGCGGTCAGCGCCGCTTCGGTGGAATCGTCAGCGCCGCCGGGGATCCCAGGGCCTGCGGCGGGGTTGCTCATGGCACCCATTCTAGAGTCCTCCCGCGGCGTGAGAGACTCGAAGGGTGCGAATCAGTGACTTTTGGCGGCTTATGGACGACGAATTCGGGGCGGGGTACTCACGCGTCCTCGGCAACTCGCTGGTCCTGGCGGGAGTCGGCGGCCGGACCGCGGACCAGGCCCTCGGCGCCGGCGTCCCGCCCCGGCAGGTCTGGCTGGCAGTGTGCGAGGTCCAGGACGTCCCGCCCGAGCGGCGGCTGGGCCGCGACGTCAAACCGCGCTGACCGCCCGGCTTCGGCAGGCAGCTTCGGCGGGCGGCGTTCCAGCGCCGTGCCGGCAGCCCACGCCTGACACGCCGCACCGATTGTTCGAATATCTGTTCGGGTAGGACTATGCTTTTTTTAGAGCTTTTCCACATACGCGGGGCAGGCGGGCAACTCTGTCGGTGGGTGCCGGTAGCTTCAGTAATGACCGAAACACTGATCACGAACACTGATTACGAACACTGATCAACGAACACTGATCACAAACACGACACAGGGCCGGAACGGCCACTCCACAGCGAGAAAGTATTAGAGGTGTGAACCATGGCCGCAGCCCCGGATCGCCAGAAAGCGCTTGATGCAGCGCTGGCCCAGATTGACAAGCAGTTCGGCAAAGGTTCGGTCATGCGCCTTGGCGACGAAGTCCGCGCTCCCATCGAGGTCATTCCGACGGGTTCCATCGCACTGGATGTCGCGCTGGGAATTGGCGGCCTGCCGCGCGGCCGTGTCGTGGAAATCTACGGTCCGGAATCCTCCGGTAAGACCACGGTGGCGCTCCACGCGGTCGCCAACGCCCAGCGCCTCGGCGGCATCGCAGCCTTCATCGACGCCGAGCACGCCCTCGACCCGGAATATGCCGCCAAGCTTGGCGTCGACACCGATGCGCTCCTGGTTTCCCAGCCGGACACCGGCGAGCAGGCCCTGGAAATCATGGACATGCTCATTGGCTCGGGCTCCCTCGACGTCATCGTCATCGACTCCGTTGCAGCCCTCGTTCCCCGCGCGGAAATCGAAGGCGACATGGGCGACAGCCACGTGGGCCTGCAGGCCCGCCTGATGAGCCAGGCCCTCCGTAAGATCACCGGCCGCCTCAGCCAGACCAAGACGACTGCCATCTTCATCAACCAGTTGCGCGAAAAGATCGGTGTTTTCTTCGGTTCCCCGGAAACCACCACCGGTGGCAAGGCACTGAAGTTCTACGCCTCGATCCGCATCGACGTCCGCCGGATCCAGACCCTCAAGGAGGGCGCGGACTCGGTCGGCAACCGCACCAAGGCCAAGATCGTCAAGAACAAGATGGCCCCGCCCTTCAAGATCGCCGAGTTCGACATCATTTACGGCCAGGGCATTTCGCGTGAAGGCGGCATCATCGACATGGGTGTCGAGCACGGCCTGATCAAGAAGTCCGGTTCCTGGTTCACGTACGACGGTGACCAGCTGGGCCAGGGCATGGAGAACTCCCGCCGCTTCCTGCGCGACAACCCTGAGCTGGCTGCCGAGCTGGAGCGGCTCATCAAGGAAAAGCTGGGCGTCGGCGTGAAGGCCCCCGCCGAGACCGAAGCTTCACCGAAGCTGAAGGCCGTTGACGGCTTCTAACGGCCGGCGGCGCAAAGGGGCAGGATTCGCATCACGGAATCCTGCCCCCGGCTTTGCCGGCCGGGACCGGCCCGGGGACGGACCCCCGGGCGCGGATGCTCCTGAAGAACAGGACCGTGACGCGGATCCGGCAGCCGTCGCCCGTGCCATTGTCCTGCGGCAGTTGACAAACTCGCCCAAAAGCCGGCTGCAGCTCGCCCGCAAGCTGGCCGAGCGCAACGTCCCGGACGACGTCGCAGAGGCCGTCTTGGATCGCTTCGAAGAAGTGAAGCTCGTGGACGACGCGGACTTTGCCGACATGTGGGTTCGGTCCCGGGCCCAGAGCCGCAAACTCGCCAAGGGTGCGCTCCGCCGGGAACTCGCCGAGAAGGGCATCGACGAGGACACCGCGGCCGGTGCCCTGGAACAGCTCAGCGACGAGGACGAGGAATCGGCGGCCCGCGAACTGGTCCAGCGCAAGCTGCGGGGCGTCACTGCGTTTGAGGACCGCGCGGAGCGGGACAAGACCACGCGGCGGCTGGCGTCCATGCTTGCCCGCAAGGGGTACCAGCCCTCGCAGGCGTTCCGGATTGTCGGCGAGGTCCTCGATGACGCCGTGTCAGGTGCCGGCGCAGGGTCCGAACCGGACTTCTAGGGAAGCCCGGAAGCCTGCCGACCCGTTACCCTTAACAGGTGAGTTTGACCATTCCCTCCCCAGCAGCCGGCACCACTCCTTCCACGGACGCCTCGTCAACACCAGGCACCGAGTCAGTGCCCGGCGCGGCGCAGCCCCGTACCTACCAGGTGCGTACCTTCGGCTGCCAGATGAACGTGCACGACTCTGAGCGTATGTCCGGGATGCTGGAGGCTGCCGGCTACGTCCCCGCCGCCGGTGAACTGGCGGACGTCGTGGTCTTCAACACCTGCGCGGTACGCGAAAACGCCGACAACAAGCTCTACGGCAACCTGGGTATCCTGGCGCCGGTCAAGGCCGCCAACCCCGGAATGCAGATAGCCGTCGGAGGCTGCCTCGCGCAGAAGGACCGGGAAACCATCCTGAAGAAGGCACCCTGGGTGGACGCCGTCTTCGGCACCCACAACGTCGGCGCCCTGCCGGCCCTGCTGGAACGCGCCCGGCATAACAACGAAGCGCAGCTGGAAATCCTCGAGTCCCTCGACGTGTTTCCCTCCACGCTGCCCACAAAGCGGGATTCGGTCTATTCCGGCTGGGTGTCGATCTCCGTCGGCTGCAACAACACCTGCACGTTCTGCATCGTCCCTGCCCTGCGCGGCAAGGAAAAGGACCGGCGCCCCGGCGACATCCTGGCCGAGATCCAGGCACTCGTGGACGACGGCGCGATCGAAGTAACGCTACTGGGGCAGAACGTGAACTCCTACGGCGTCGAGTTCGGCGACCGGCAGGCATTCTCGAAGCTCCTGCGCGCCTGCGGAGACATCCCCGGCCTCGAACGCGTCCGGTTCACGAGCCCGCACCCTGCGGCCTTCACCGACGACGTCATCGACGCCATGGCGGAGACCCCAAACGTTATGCCGCAGCTGCACATGCCGCTGCAGTCCGGCTCGGACAAGGTTCTCAAGGACATGAAGCGGTCTTACCGCTCGACCAAGTTCCTCGGCATCCTGGACAAGGTCCGCGAGAAGATCCCGCACGCCGCCATTTCCACGGACATCATTGTCGGCTTCCCCGGCGAGACCGAGGAAGATTTCCAGGCCACGCTCGACGTCGTGGAGAAGTCCCGCTTCGCCACGGCCTTCACCTTCCAGTACTCCAAGCGGCCGGGCACACCCGCCGCGGAGCTCCCGGACCAGCTGCCCAAGGCCGTCGTGCAGGAGCGCTTCGAACGCCTCACGGCCCTGCAGGACCGGATCGCCGCCGAGGAGAATGCCCGCCAGCTTGGCCGGCGCGTGGAGGTCATGGTCACGGCGCAGTCCGGGCGCAAATCCGAGGAAACCCACCGGCTCTCGGGGCGGTCCCAGGACCAGCGCCTGGTGCACTTCTCCGTGCCGGCCGGCGCCGAGACGCCCCGCCCGGGTGACCTCGTCACCGTGACCATCACCGAAGCCGCGTCGTTCCACCTCGTCGCCGACCCGGCGACAGCGGACGACTACACCCTCCGCCGTTCCCGTGCGGGCGACGCCTGGGACAGGTCCCAAGCGGACTCCTGCGGCGCACCCGCACCGGGATCCGCTTCCGGCACCGCCGGGGTGTCCCTGGGCATGCCCACGCTTCCCGTCCGCGGCCGCTAGTCTGTGACTGCTCAGCAGGGCCCCACTGCCGGCGAGGCGCAGGCAGCAACACCTGACGGCGCAACACCTGACAGTCCTGTCCAAGACGGTGCTATACGGGCTGCGCCGGTCGTCGCCGTCGTCGGGCCGACCGGCTCAGGCAAATCCGATCTCGCCGTGTCGCTGGCACTGGAGCTCGGCGGCGAAGTCATCAACGCCGATTCGATGCAGTTCTACCGCGGCATGGACATCGGCACCGCCAAGATCACCGCGGCCGAACGCAGGGGAGTGCCGCACCATCTCCTGGACATCCTGGATGTGACCGAAGAAGCCAGCGTCTCGGACTTCCAGCAGCAGGCGCGTGAGCTCATTGCCGGCATCCACGCCCGCGGCAAACGCGCCATCCTGGCCGGCGGCTCCGGGCTGTATGTCCGTGCCGCCCTGGACGTGCTGGAATTCCCGGGCACGGACCCGGCCATCCGGCGCCGGCTCGAAGCGGAACTGGAAACCGCCGGACCGGCGCCGCTGCGGGCGCGGCTGGAGGCTGTGGATCCGGTCTCGGCCGGCCGGCTCGGGGACGCACGCCGGATCATCCGCGCGCTTGAGGTGTTCGAACTTACCGGGCGGCCCTTCAGCTCCTTTATGCCCACCCGCGAGTACTTCCAGCCCGCCGTCCAAATCGGGCTCGAGGTGGACCGGGAACAGCTCCGGGAACGGCTCGCCCGCAGGGTCCATGCCATGGTGGACAGCGGGCTCCTGGACGAAGTTCGGAAGCTCGACGCCGCCGGGCTCAGGCTCGGCCGGACCGCGCCCCGGGCCCTCGGCTACGCGCAGTTCCTCAAGGTCCTCGACGGCGAATCTGACCCGGCGCAGGCCGCGGAGGAAACCATCGTCGCGACCCGGCAGTTCGCCCGCCGCCAGCTCACCTGGTTCCGCGCCGATCCCCGCATCCACTGGCTCGACTGGCAGGACCCGGAACTCGTGGCCAAGGCCGCCGCTCTGTGCATCCCCGGCTGAAGTTTCGTCCCAGCGGGTGGATTGGCTGGGCGGATACCCAGCGTGGATACCCAGGGTGGGTTGTCGGGGGATACCCGGGGTGGATGACCGGCGGCCCGGACCGGAACGGTAACCTTGGAGCATGGACGAACCCTTGGCCACGGCCGCCGACCGCAATTCCACCGCCGACCCGGCAGCCCTGAGCGGACTCACGTTTTCAAAGGGCCACGGGACTGGCAACGACTTTGTGCTCCTGGCCGATCCCAACGGCACGCTGGCGGTCACGCCGGAGCAGGTGGCGGCACTCTGCGACCGGCACCGCGGAATCGGCGGCGACGGACTGATCCGCGCCGTCCCGTCCCGGCTGCTCGCCGAGGGCCAGGAGCTGCTGACGCAGCACCCGGACGCCGAATGGTTCATGGACTACCGCAACGGCGACGGCTCACTCTCCGAGATGTGCGGCAACGGCGTCCGCGTCTTTGTGCACTTCCTGATTGCCGAAGGCCTCGTGGAACTGCCCGCCGGCGAATCACTGACCATCGGAACCCGGGGCGGCGCCAAGACAATCGTCCGCACCGCAGCCGGCTACGCCGTCGACATGGGCCCGTGGGAATTTATCTTCCCGGGCGAGGCCACCGCCCGGGCCATGGATTCGCTGGTCAGCGCGGCGGGGCTGGAGGTCGCACGGCCGGCCTTGTCCATCAGTATGGGCAACCCGCATACCGTCGTGGCGCTGGCCGAACTGGCCGAGCTGCAGGCCACCCAGCTGTTCACGGCACCACACGTGGACCCGGCTCCGCCGCACGGCACCAATGTTGAGTTCGTTGTGCCGTCCGAGCCGAT
Proteins encoded in this region:
- the miaB gene encoding tRNA (N6-isopentenyl adenosine(37)-C2)-methylthiotransferase MiaB, whose amino-acid sequence is MSLTIPSPAAGTTPSTDASSTPGTESVPGAAQPRTYQVRTFGCQMNVHDSERMSGMLEAAGYVPAAGELADVVVFNTCAVRENADNKLYGNLGILAPVKAANPGMQIAVGGCLAQKDRETILKKAPWVDAVFGTHNVGALPALLERARHNNEAQLEILESLDVFPSTLPTKRDSVYSGWVSISVGCNNTCTFCIVPALRGKEKDRRPGDILAEIQALVDDGAIEVTLLGQNVNSYGVEFGDRQAFSKLLRACGDIPGLERVRFTSPHPAAFTDDVIDAMAETPNVMPQLHMPLQSGSDKVLKDMKRSYRSTKFLGILDKVREKIPHAAISTDIIVGFPGETEEDFQATLDVVEKSRFATAFTFQYSKRPGTPAAELPDQLPKAVVQERFERLTALQDRIAAEENARQLGRRVEVMVTAQSGRKSEETHRLSGRSQDQRLVHFSVPAGAETPRPGDLVTVTITEAASFHLVADPATADDYTLRRSRAGDAWDRSQADSCGAPAPGSASGTAGVSLGMPTLPVRGR
- the miaA gene encoding tRNA (adenosine(37)-N6)-dimethylallyltransferase MiaA; its protein translation is MRAAPVVAVVGPTGSGKSDLAVSLALELGGEVINADSMQFYRGMDIGTAKITAAERRGVPHHLLDILDVTEEASVSDFQQQARELIAGIHARGKRAILAGGSGLYVRAALDVLEFPGTDPAIRRRLEAELETAGPAPLRARLEAVDPVSAGRLGDARRIIRALEVFELTGRPFSSFMPTREYFQPAVQIGLEVDREQLRERLARRVHAMVDSGLLDEVRKLDAAGLRLGRTAPRALGYAQFLKVLDGESDPAQAAEETIVATRQFARRQLTWFRADPRIHWLDWQDPELVAKAAALCIPG
- the dapF gene encoding diaminopimelate epimerase; the protein is MDEPLATAADRNSTADPAALSGLTFSKGHGTGNDFVLLADPNGTLAVTPEQVAALCDRHRGIGGDGLIRAVPSRLLAEGQELLTQHPDAEWFMDYRNGDGSLSEMCGNGVRVFVHFLIAEGLVELPAGESLTIGTRGGAKTIVRTAAGYAVDMGPWEFIFPGEATARAMDSLVSAAGLEVARPALSISMGNPHTVVALAELAELQATQLFTAPHVDPAPPHGTNVEFVVPSEPMVHEGVGTITMRVHERGVGETQSCGTGACAAAVAIRHWAGQGAPDVWNVHVPGGVVGVKFFLGAGGHEHVELSGPAVIVASGTLS